GAGGCCGGCGTCGTCGACTACACGCCCGGGGACGACGACTTCGAGATCGTCGGCGACGTGAGCGACGAGCAGGCGCAAGGGTTGGAGACCATCCGCGAGTTCGTCGCCGACTACGGCGGCACCGGCGTCCAGTCGGTGATCGAGGCGGCGCTGTTCGAGGAACTCGACGCGAAGGCCGTCTTCCCCGGCAGCGCCAGCGGCTCCTGGAGCAAGGGCCCGTTCCGCGACTGCTTCGTCCTGCCGGACCACGCGACCGCAGAGGATTTCGCGTACACGCTTCACTCGGACATCGGCGACGGCTTCCTCCACGGGATCGACTGCCGGAGCGGCCGCCAGGTCGGCGCCGACTCGGTGCTCGAACACCGCGACGTGGTCGAGATCGTCACGACCGGGTGAGGCCGGGCTCCCCACAGCCGACGGTCGCGGCGAACTCCGCGAGGACGAGGTTCGTACGACCGGCTTACTCGGCGTCCGCCGCGATCGACCGAACCTACCGGGCGCACTCGTGCGGACGCGTGCGAATGGGCGACCGCCGACCGTCCGTCTCGGTATCGGGGACGCCGCCCACGTAATCGCGGCGTGTGTGTTCTGCTCCGCTCCATAACAAAGCGACAGCCGCCGGACGTGTCGGCCTGCATGACTCGACGAACGGTGTCACGACGACAGCTCACAGCGGCGCTCGGCGCGGCGGTCGGCGTCGGACTCGCCGGCTGCGGCGCGGGGACGAACAACACGACGAACGCGACCGACGGGACGGTCGGCACGGTCGAGGAGGGGACCGACGAGGAGACGCCGGCGGAGGAAACCGAGGCCGAGGAAACGGAGACGGGCGAGCCGCCGGAGGAAGTCGACGACCCGGCCGGCGCGGTCGAGGAGGGGATGGCGGTCGTCCGCATCGCACACCTCTCGCCGGACGCGCCGAACGTCGACGTATCGGTCGCGGGGTCGGAGATCCTCGCCGACGTGGCGTACGGCTCCGTGAGCGGCTACTACGCGCTCGAACCGGGGACGTATCCGATGTCGGTGACGGCCGCCGGCGAGGATGAGGCGGTGTTCGAACAGGACGTCGAGTTCGACAACGGCGCGTTCACCGTCGCCGCCTTCGGCGAGGTCTCCGGACAGAACCAGGAGTTCGCCGTGACGCCGCTGGAGGACCGCGTCGAGGCGCCCGAGGACGACACCGCCGCGGTGCGCGTGGTGCACGCCTCCCCCGACGCGCCGCCGGTCAGCGTCGGCGTCGCCGACGGGGACATGCTCGTCGAGAGCGTCGCGTTCGGCGAGGCCAGCGACTACGCGGAGGTTCCCGAGGGGTCGTACACCCTCGAGGTCGCCGCCGCGGAGGGCGCCGGGACCGAAACGGAGAACGGGACCGAGAACGGCACCGAGACGGGAACCGAGAACGGCACCGAGACGGGAACCGAGAACGACACCGAGACGGAGAACGAAACCGCGACCGGCACGCCCGCCGACACGGAGACGGAATCCGCGGAAACCGAAACGGAATCCGCGGCCACCGGAACGGCGACCGGCGACGGGCCGGTCGCGACCGTCGACGTGTCGCTCACGGGCGGAACGGTGTCCTCGGCGTTCGCGACCGGGTATCTGACCCCGGACGGCGAGGCGGCCGACGCCCCGTTCGAGGTGCTGCTCACGGTCGACGCCGGCGCCGCCGAGGCGGAAACGGGAACGCCCGATGGTACCGAGAACGGAACTGAGACCGGTACCGAAGCCGGAACGGAAACCGGTACCGAGGCCGGAACGGAAACCGGCACCGAAACGGAGGCCGGCACCGAAACCGGTACCGAGGAACCCGCCTGACCCCGGAAACGGAACGCCGGCTGACGCCCTCGATCCTCGAAACGACTCGTTTCTTCTCGAACGTCGAGCGTACCCGTAGCCGTCGATACGGACATCGCGAGCGACCGTCGATTCGGCCGTCGAGAGTACGACGACGTTACACGGCGACGGCGAACGCCGGCGGATCGAGCGGGTCGTCCGCGTCGGTCCATAACAAACCACCATACGGACGTGTCATCCGAACGCGATGCGCGACCCACCAACCAAAACACTCGCGGTAGCGTTCGTGATACTCCTCGCCGGGAGCGTCGTCGTCAGCGGGGCGACCTTCGGCGGACCGGCCGCCGCGGCACCGGCGTTGCAACAACAGCAACTACAGGCCGACGGGCCGTCGACACAGGAGACCTCCTACCTCCGCGTCGTCCACGCCTCGGCCGACGCGCCCGCCGTCGACGTGGCGCTCGACAACGAGACGGTCGTCAGCGGAATCGAACTCGGCGAAGCAAGTGACTACCTCGCGATCGCCGCCGGCGACCACCGGCTGACGATCACCGCCGCCGAAACCGGCGACGTGGTGTACGACGCGAACGTCAGCGTCGAGGCGCGGTCGGTGACGACGATCGCCGCCAGCGGCGAGATCGGCGAGAACGCGAGCCAGCCGTTCGCGCCGCTGTTCATCCGCGACGACGCGCTCCAGCCCGCGGAGGGTGAGGCGGCCGTCGCAGTGGCACACCTCTCGCCCGACGCGCCGGCCGTCGACATCACCGTCGAGGGGAGCGACACCGTCGTCGCCGACAACGTCTCCTACGCGGGCGTCTCGGACTACGTGAGCGTCCCCGCGGGCGAGTACACCCTCGAGATCCGCGAGGCGACCGAGGACAACGACGGGGAGGTCGTCACGACCGTCGACGTGTCGCTGGAGAGCGGCTCGGCGTACACCGGCTACGCGGTCGGGTACCTCGACGCGGAGAACGACAGCGAGCCGGAGTTCCAGGTCTCGCTCGTGGACGACGCGACCAAGTCCGTGACGCTCCCGAGCGCCGCCGACGAGGACGACGAGGAGACCAACGAGACGGAGACGCCGACGGACGAGACTGAGACGCCGGCCGACGACGAGGCCGACGACGAAACCGAGACGCCGGAGGCAACCCCGACGGAGGCGCCCGAGTAACGCACGGACCGTTCGCGGCGCTCAGTACCGAAGCGAGACGACCGAGAACGAGAGCGACGGCGGCAGGTGTCGAACGCCGCACACCGGTCGCTCTCGACCCTCCCGTCCTCCGGTAGTCGACCGGAGCGGAGGCGTCGCTGTGGAGTCAGTTGCGTCGGTGAAGAATCGGAATCACAGTGATGTCGCCGTCAGGCGACGGTGTGAGCCTAGTTATGCGCGGACGACGTTCGTCGCGCGCGGGCCCTTGGGGGCCTGTTCGATGTCGAACTCGATCTCGGTCCCTTCCGTCAGATCCTCGCCGCCGACATCCTCCATGTGGAAGAACACGTCGTCGTCGGAGTCCTCAGTCTCGATGAAACCGTAGCCGCCAGTGTCGTTGAAGAAATCAACCTTACCGTTTGCCATTGCAACCAAACGAATGGCCGTCGACCGGATAAGGGTTCCGCATTTGTTCCCCGAACGGATTTCTTTCCGGACAAATATTCTGTGACAACTGATTTGTATGGTCATTCGGCCATGCGAGGTCGGTTGTACGGGAGTACGGTGCCCGATCCGTCATAACGAGGCGGCGATCCCCGCGATCCGGAGGTATCGGAGTCGTGTGAGTCGTTACCGCCCGATCCGTGTCCTTCTGTCACACAGGTTTCGTCGTCGGATCCACGGTCGAGCTGTGGGGTGTGGGCGGGCAGCCCGTAGTTCGGATCTGTCGTCTCGACTTGCGAGTCCGTGGATGGGGACATGTCTTTGACGCCACATCTCGAAGTGGGAACGAACGCGTGCTTCGACCAACGATATCTCCGATAGCGGCCATTCCCGTCGGCCATGAGTGACGACGTGAGTACGGCGAGTTCGGTTCGGAGCATCGACGGGCCCGTGGAACGGGCGATGCACTGGCTCGTTCTCGGAGGGAATCGCATCGCGGTGTCGGGCGTTCTCGTCGCGGCTATCGTGGCCTTCTTTTTCCCGTTGACCCAGTTCGGGCTCCTGGCCATCGGGCCGGGTAGCGCCGCGGCGTCGGCCTTCGCGAGCGGACTCATCTCCGGAACGGTGACGCTCGTGACGATCGCGTTGTCCATCAATCAGCTCGTCCTCTCGCGCGTGTTCGGTTCCCCGAACGAACTGTCCGACCAGTTGAGCGGCACGCGCGACCTCCGCCGTCGCGTCCGTGACCACGCCGGCGAATCGTCCGCTCCGAACGACCCGGCGGAGTTCCTCGACCTGGTGGCCGAGACGCTAACCGAGCGCGCGAACCGTCTCGGTTCGGCGTTCGAACACGCCGGCGGCGACGGGACGCACGAGGTCGAAACGTACGCCGAGGGGATCGCCGCCTACGGAGAAAGCATCACTACGAAGATCGAGAGCCAGACGGCCATCGTGAACGTACTGGAGGTCGTTCTGGGGACCGAATACGCCCAGAACATGACCGCGACTGAACATCTCCGGAACGAGCACGGCGACCGTCTCTCCGAGGAGGCCGGAGCGGAACTCGACGCGATCGACGATCTGCTGGGTGCCATCGCGATCACGCGCCAGTTCTTCAAGACGCTCTCGCTCCAGCAGGACTTCGCTCGACTCTCCCGCGTGGTCGCCTACAGCGGTCTCGTAGCCCTCGCTGCCAGCATCGCGATGGCGCTCATTTACCTCCCCGACTCCGTCACTGTTCCGACCCAGTATCTGCCGCTCGCGTTCAGTCTCGGTATCGGGGTCATCGTCACGCCGCTCGCCGTGTTCATCGCATACGTGTTCCGGGCGGCCACTATCGCTCGCCATACCGTGTCGGTCGGGCCCTTCGTCCCGCCCGAGGAACGATCCGACACCGGGTGAGGCAGTCCGTCGTTGCGGGACTAGGTTCGGTGATCGCAGTTCCCTCTCGAAAGGCGGGTCGACGGGGAAGCCGTTCGGCACACTCGCGCGTCGATGACCGGTTCGGACGGATAGAACACCCTGGTGGGTCCCTGCCTACTGTTGCACCCCCGCTTTCTCCGAGAATATCTCTACCGTCAAAGACGACGGCCTCGGCACTCATAGGGCTCGTCGTCGCGCCGGAGCCACCCGGGCTCGGAGCGGTCGCCTCGTCATCGGCCACCCGCCACTACCCCGTCGCGACGCAAGTGCGTTTCTCCTGCCGGCCGACGAGCCGCTCCCGCGACGACGCCGCGGCCGTCGAACAGTTATCCCCCTCGAACCCGTGGCACCGATGATGAGTTCGTCCCGCCCCGTCGACGCCCTCCGGTTGAACCGGCCGGAGATCGCCGTGTTCGTCTCGGGGGTCGCGAGCATGGGCCTGGAGATCCTCGCCGGGCGGATGATCGCCCCGCAGTTCGGCAGCAGCATCTACACCTGGGGCACCATCATCGGGGTGTTCCTCGCGGCGCTGAGCTACGGCTACCACCGCGGGGGAAAGCTGGCCGCCGAGCGCGCGACGAACGGCCGGATGGCGCGGGTGTTCCTCCTGACGGCGGTGTACGTCGCGGGGCTGATCCTCGTCGGCGACGTGTTCTTGCGCGCCACCGCCGGCTTCCCGCTGCCGAGCCGGATCGCGTCGCTGCCGGCGGTGACGCTGCTGTTCGGGCCGCCGACGTACCTGCTGGGCTACGTCAGCCCGTACGCCGCCGAGCTGTCGGCGAAGGAGGGGCTCGGCGAGGCGTCGGGCCACGTGTACATGCTCGGCACCGTCGGCAGCATCGTCGGCGCGTTCGCGACCACCTACCTCCTGATCCCCTCGCTCGGCATCGACCAGATCGCGTTAGTGTTCGGCGCGATCTCGATCGCGGCGGCGGTGGCGGTCGGGCGGCCGTTCGGCCGCGAGCGCGCGACCGTCACCGGCTTCGTCGCGCTGTTGCTCGTCGTGTCGGCCGCGACCGGCGCCGCCGGCTACAGCGTCCAGGGCGAGGTGGTGTACGAGACGCAGACGCCGTACCAGAGCCTGCGGGTCGTCGATCTCGGCGAGACACGGACGCTGTATCTCGGCGGGCAGCGCCACAGCGCGATGGATATCGAGGAGCCGAACCGACACGTGTTCGAGTACACGCGCTACTTCCATCTCCCGTATCTCTTCGCGGACGACCCCGACGAGATCGATCGGGTGTTGTTCATCGGCGGCGGCGGCTTCACCGGCCCCAAGCGGTTCGTCCACGAGTACGAGAACGTCACCGTCGACGTGGCCGAGATCGACCCCGCGGTGATCGACGCGGCGACGGAGTACTTCCGCGTCGAGGAGTCCGAGCGGCTCAACATCTACAACGAGGGCGGCCGGCAGTTCCTCCGGGAGACGAACCGCACGTACGACCTGATCGTCCTGGACGCCTACCAGAAGGACAAGGTTCCCTTCGAGCTGACGACGCGGGAGTTCATGTCGCTGGCGAACAATCGCCTCGACGACGACGGGATCCTCTTCGCGAACGTCATCTCCGCCCCCAGAGGGCCGGCCTCGAAGTTCTACCGCGCGGAGTATCGAACCGTCTCGCGTGAGTTCCCGCAGGTGTACAGCTTCCCGACCGCCGGCGGCGGCGTGGTCCAGAACATCGAGCTGGTCGCGACGAAGAACGACACCCGGCTCTCGGAGGAGCGGCTGCTCGCGCGCAACGAGCGTCGCGACATCGGGATCGACCTCGAGGCGGAGATCCGGACGTACGCCGACGCGCCGCCGACGGACGACGTGCCGGTCCTGCGCGACGACCGGGCGCCCGTCGACAGCCTGCTGGACCCGATGGTCGGCCAACGCTACGTCATCCAGGAATCGAACGCGAGCGAGTCGGCCGAGGATCGCGGCCGGGAATCCGAGCGGGTGACGGCCGACCCGGCAACCGTTCGAGACGTGAGCGCACGCCCCGTGGCGGGGGTGGGGCCGCCGCCCCGCGGACCGGGCGCTCGCGCGGCCGAACTCGACCGGGTAACCGTACCGTAGTCGACACCGGATCGGGCGCGGGGCGTCTGATGAGCAACGGGGCGGGCGAGGCGGTCGTCCGAGCGGCTGGGAATCCGGTTATTCGCGTCGTACTCGCGGATCCACGCCGCATACTAATCGTGGACGCCTGCTAACGCGAGGAGTACGAATGGACACCGTGAACGACGAGCGCGAGCGGGCGTTGATCCCGACGGGGTACGACGGGGCGACGTGTACGTGCGTCCGGTCGCTCGCCCGACAGGGCATCGGGACGGTGGTCGCCTCGGAGAAGCCGAACGTCCCCGCGGCGGCGTCGCGCTACTGTGACGAGGCGGTCACGCTGCCGCGGCCGCGACAGGGGTTGGTGCCGTATCGCGACGCCCTCCTGGCGCTTGCCGAACGTGAGGACGTGCGGACGATCATCCCGGTCCGACCGGAGGACACCTACCTGTTGTCGCGCTACGAGTCGTCGTTCGCCGAGCACGTCTCGCTCGTCGTTCCGCCGATGGCGCAACTGGAGCGGGTGTTCGACCGCATCCAGCTCGTGGCGGCCGCGGAGGCGGCCGGGGTCCCGGTTCCGGAGACCCGGCTTCTCTCCGATGTCGACGACTGGACGCCGGAGCTCCTGATCAAATCACGGTATAACGTCCTCACGGACGCGAACCTCGACGATCTGGGGCCGGACGACGCGAACGTCGTGAAGGGGATCCACCACGTCGGCCGCGGCGAAACGCCAGATATCGAGGGGATCCGCGCCGAGATGTGCCACGACCCCATCGTTCAGGAGTTCGTCCGGACGGACGGCGAGTTCATGTTCACCGGGCTGTACGACCACGGCGAACCGCTCGCGACCTTCCAACACCGGCAGATCCGGGGGAACTCCTACACCGGCGGCGGCGGCGTCTACCGCCGGTCGATCGCCGATCCCGAGCTGGAGGAGGTCGGGCGGGCGCTCCTAGACGAACTCGACTGGCACGGGCTCGCGTGCATCGAGTACATGCGCGACGCCGCGACCGGCGAGTACGTCCTGACCGAGATCAACCCGCGGATGTGGCAGTCGCTCCCGTCGACGGTCCACGCGGGCGCCGACTTCCCCTGGTACTACTGGCTGGCCGCGACCGGACGGGCGGACGCGATCGACGACGGCTACGACGTGGGAGTCGGGACGCACATGCTCTACGGCGAGCTCGGCTACCTCCTGAGCGTCCTGACCGAGGATTCCCCGCACGTCGATCGGCCAGCGATCCTCGGCACGCTCCGAGAGATCGGCGCCTCGATCGTCCGCGAACCCCGGTTCGACTACCTCAAACTCGACGACCCCGGCCCGTTCGTCGCCGGCGCCCGCAGGGTCCTCCCCGACCGCGTCGCCGACGGGCGGTGGGTGTCGTGGCTGCGCCACACCGACGACCGCGCGCCACGGCACTCCTGAACGACGGCGTCCTCCGACGGAACGACGATCACGTCGGCGTCGTGATACCGTCGGCGTCGACCGACCGCGCGCCGATCGACCGCGCCGACGGGCGACATCTGCGCACACATCAGATGACTAATACAATATGGCAACCATTGACGAGAGCCGCCGCTTTCAACAGGGGTACGCGAGTATGTGACTGCCACACATGAGCCTCACCGGATCCGACCG
This genomic stretch from Halobaculum roseum harbors:
- a CDS encoding carboxylate--amine ligase, encoding MDTVNDERERALIPTGYDGATCTCVRSLARQGIGTVVASEKPNVPAAASRYCDEAVTLPRPRQGLVPYRDALLALAEREDVRTIIPVRPEDTYLLSRYESSFAEHVSLVVPPMAQLERVFDRIQLVAAAEAAGVPVPETRLLSDVDDWTPELLIKSRYNVLTDANLDDLGPDDANVVKGIHHVGRGETPDIEGIRAEMCHDPIVQEFVRTDGEFMFTGLYDHGEPLATFQHRQIRGNSYTGGGGVYRRSIADPELEEVGRALLDELDWHGLACIEYMRDAATGEYVLTEINPRMWQSLPSTVHAGADFPWYYWLAATGRADAIDDGYDVGVGTHMLYGELGYLLSVLTEDSPHVDRPAILGTLREIGASIVREPRFDYLKLDDPGPFVAGARRVLPDRVADGRWVSWLRHTDDRAPRHS
- a CDS encoding DUF4397 domain-containing protein; translated protein: MSRRQLTAALGAAVGVGLAGCGAGTNNTTNATDGTVGTVEEGTDEETPAEETEAEETETGEPPEEVDDPAGAVEEGMAVVRIAHLSPDAPNVDVSVAGSEILADVAYGSVSGYYALEPGTYPMSVTAAGEDEAVFEQDVEFDNGAFTVAAFGEVSGQNQEFAVTPLEDRVEAPEDDTAAVRVVHASPDAPPVSVGVADGDMLVESVAFGEASDYAEVPEGSYTLEVAAAEGAGTETENGTENGTETGTENGTETGTENDTETENETATGTPADTETESAETETESAATGTATGDGPVATVDVSLTGGTVSSAFATGYLTPDGEAADAPFEVLLTVDAGAAEAETGTPDGTENGTETGTEAGTETGTEAGTETGTETEAGTETGTEEPA
- a CDS encoding DUF4397 domain-containing protein, whose product is MRDPPTKTLAVAFVILLAGSVVVSGATFGGPAAAAPALQQQQLQADGPSTQETSYLRVVHASADAPAVDVALDNETVVSGIELGEASDYLAIAAGDHRLTITAAETGDVVYDANVSVEARSVTTIAASGEIGENASQPFAPLFIRDDALQPAEGEAAVAVAHLSPDAPAVDITVEGSDTVVADNVSYAGVSDYVSVPAGEYTLEIREATEDNDGEVVTTVDVSLESGSAYTGYAVGYLDAENDSEPEFQVSLVDDATKSVTLPSAADEDDEETNETETPTDETETPADDEADDETETPEATPTEAPE
- a CDS encoding spermidine synthase, whose protein sequence is MSSSRPVDALRLNRPEIAVFVSGVASMGLEILAGRMIAPQFGSSIYTWGTIIGVFLAALSYGYHRGGKLAAERATNGRMARVFLLTAVYVAGLILVGDVFLRATAGFPLPSRIASLPAVTLLFGPPTYLLGYVSPYAAELSAKEGLGEASGHVYMLGTVGSIVGAFATTYLLIPSLGIDQIALVFGAISIAAAVAVGRPFGRERATVTGFVALLLVVSAATGAAGYSVQGEVVYETQTPYQSLRVVDLGETRTLYLGGQRHSAMDIEEPNRHVFEYTRYFHLPYLFADDPDEIDRVLFIGGGGFTGPKRFVHEYENVTVDVAEIDPAVIDAATEYFRVEESERLNIYNEGGRQFLRETNRTYDLIVLDAYQKDKVPFELTTREFMSLANNRLDDDGILFANVISAPRGPASKFYRAEYRTVSREFPQVYSFPTAGGGVVQNIELVATKNDTRLSEERLLARNERRDIGIDLEAEIRTYADAPPTDDVPVLRDDRAPVDSLLDPMVGQRYVIQESNASESAEDRGRESERVTADPATVRDVSARPVAGVGPPPRGPGARAAELDRVTVP
- a CDS encoding cold-shock protein; this encodes MANGKVDFFNDTGGYGFIETEDSDDDVFFHMEDVGGEDLTEGTEIEFDIEQAPKGPRATNVVRA